Proteins encoded within one genomic window of Episyrphus balteatus chromosome 1, idEpiBalt1.1, whole genome shotgun sequence:
- the LOC129905523 gene encoding histidine-rich glycoprotein-like encodes MNRIKRHFMTQVSRITKNMFPYRGLIVLIALCAFGAIQASYEADYGFEGFKHHGHHNSSNSTGPSGNHSHPHHPGHNSSHPAGGNHSHPHHPGHPGHNNGSHPVGGNHSHPHHPSGNQSHPHHPGHSNSSQWRVPKDGFRPPKGFKPRPIRDLPADREDRPVPLPAVDMPHINDAEPRGFFNRLFNFSRPVYHQPQVNRNSSWYNPHRPSNNSWSPWG; translated from the exons ATGAATCGTATAAAAAGACATTTCATGACACAAGTAAGTCGCATAACGAAAAACATGTTTCCCTATCGAGGTCTAATTGTTCTGATCGCACTTTGTGCTTTTGGT GCTATCCAAGCATCTTACGAAGCTGACTATGGTTTTGAAGGTTTCAAACACCACGGACACCACAACTCATCGAACTCTACCGGTCCATCTGGAAACCACAGCCACCCCCACCATCCCGGACACAATAGCTCCCATCCAGCTGGTGGCAACCACAGCCATCCCCATCATCCAGGACAC CCAGGACACAACAATGGCTCCCATCCCGTAGGTGGAAACCACAGCCACCCTCATCATCCATCCGGTAACCAAAGCCACCCACACCATCCTGGACACTCCAACTCAAGCCAATGGAGAGTACCAAAGGATGGTTTCAGACCCCCAAAGGGATTCAAGCCACGTCCAATCCGCGATTTGCCCGCTGATAGGGAAGATCGTCCAGTTCCACTTCCAGCTGTTGATATGCCCCATATTAATGATGCTGAGCCAAGAGGATTTTTCAACCGATTGTTCAACTTCTCCAGGCCAGTCTATCATCAACCACAAGTGAATAGGAATTCATCGTGGTACAACCCCCATCGCCCATCAAACAACTCTTGGTCACCATGGGGTTAA